In one Brassica oleracea var. oleracea cultivar TO1000 chromosome C9, BOL, whole genome shotgun sequence genomic region, the following are encoded:
- the LOC106314483 gene encoding disease resistance-like protein CSA1, producing the protein MAVQEPLVPHHQVFLNFRGEELRDGFVSYLETALKNAGINVFIDKNEMRGEDLTVLFRRIEESKIALVVFSRRYMESKWCLNELVKIKECVEEKKLVAFPIFFKVNPIELEELFYDAREIHSNVQTHIMEKWKVALECIKSKMGLTLKEQSEADFVKEVVVEVMKRLSTIPCSMEGEEKVASLFGIEHRIKQVEEKFGFGYSDETRIVGIVGMPGIGKTTLATELFKRYQNKFIRCVNFLKIRKETDAGHLRMTFLKDLLPKTKTNITDKTTYDCLKSELVVNKVFVVLDDVSSEKHIKTLLGDLSWIKKGSRIVITTRDRALIADLDPNPYVVPRLNPRDGLMYFSFFALGGFNPEMGDYMKMSRVFVDYVRGNPKALRELGKELCGKGETLWKARLNTLTTCSNKSIQDLLKISYDELSEEEKDAFLDIACFFRSEDEFYARSLLDHGDHDDESSEGASEITDLAYKFLISISGGRVEMHDLLHTFGMELCSLSSTEEKSRLWKCQDIVAALHDKMDTEIVTSVRGIFLDMSQVTDMPLYSWVFAKMCNLWYLKFYTSTCPRECEGDCKLNFPDGLSLPLEEIRYLDWLKFPLEELPSDFNPKNLVDLRLPYSKIKQVWKAYKDTPKLKWVDLNNSRKLQTLAGFSKAPNLLRLNLEGCTSLERLSEEMQTMESLVFLNLRGCTSLSHLPQMNLSSLKTLILSSCAKLYRFQLISENLESLYLDGTAIEDLPSDIVKLQRLVLLNLKECKRLRSLPECIGKLKALEELILSGCSNLETFPNVEDSMENFRVLLLDGTSILEVPKILPGINSLLFLRRISFSGNSVISSLGSDISRMYHLKWLDLNSCEKLRSLSTLPPNLQWLDAHGCISLQTVSSPLAFIVPTEQIHNTFTFSFTKCCKLNEAAKNEIASHVRRKCQLVSSDDHHNGNFISTCYPGYEVPAWFSHQAYGSVLEPKLPPHWCDNKFLGIYLCAIVSFRDCRDQSSRILAKCTCEFEDLDAPCSRFSIPVENEPRNIESDHVFISYISWSNIKKRQEVEFKKGCVPTRAVLRFKVTDGAGEEIPQCEVVKCGFSLVYEPDDEVSNVVSLPAARTMLNGESSQGEVTTFQSAEEGPTASPTTADSTSKNNSF; encoded by the exons ATGGCCGTCCAAGAACCATTGGTTCCGCACCATCAAGTGTTTCTTAATTTCCGAGGAGAGGAGCTTCGTGACGGTTTCGTCAGTTATCTGGAGACTGCATTGAAAAACGCTGGGATCAATGTGTTCATAGACAAAAATGAAATGAGGGGAGAAGATCTAACCGTTCTTTTCCGTAGGATCGAAGAATCAAAGATTGCGTTGGTCGTGTTCTCGAGAAGGTACATGGAATCAAAATGGTGTTTGAACGAGCTGGTGAAGATCAAAGAATGTGTCGAAGAAAAGAAACTTGTGGCCTTTCCCATATTCTTTAAGGTCAACCCAATTGAGTTAGAAGAACTTTTCTATGATGCACGTGAGATTCATAGCAATGTGCAGACTCACATTATGGAGAAATGGAAGGTGGCATTGGAGTGTATTAAGTCAAAGATGGGCTTGACTTTGAAGGAACAGAG TGAGGCCGATTTCGTCAAGGAAGTCGTGGTCGAGGTCATGAAAAGGCTCAGCACCATTCCATGTAGTATGGAAGGAGAAGAGAAAGTGGCTAGTCTCTTTGGAATCGAACATCGGATCAAGCAAGTCGAGGAAAAGTTTGGTTTCGGTTACAGCGACGAAACTAGAATTGTGGGAATTGTTGGGATGCCTGGTATTGGCAAAACCACTCTCGCAACGGAGCTGTTCAAGAGGTATCAAAACAAGTTCATTCGCTGCGTGAATTTTCTGAAGATCCGTAAGGAGACGGATGCTGGCCATTTGAGGATGACGTTCCTTAAAGACTTACTTCCGAAGACAAAGACAAACATAACTGATAAGACGACGTATGACTGTCTGAAGAGTGAACTGGTCGTGAACAAAGTCTTTGTTGTTTTAGACGATGTGAGTAGCGAAAAACATATAAAGACTCTTCTTGGGGACCTAAGCTGGATCAAGAAAGGAAGCAGGATTGTTATTACAACCCGTGACAGGGCATTGATCGCCGACTTAGATCCAAATCCTTACGTGGTTCCAAGATTGAACCCTCGAGATGGGTTGATGTACTTCAGCTTCTTTGCTTTAGGGGGTTTCAATCCCGAGATGGGAGATTATATGAAAATGTCTAGAGTGTTTGTGGATTACGTTAGAGGCAACCCAAAAGCTCTCAGAGAATTGGGTAAGGAACTTTGTGGGAAAGGGGAGACGCTCTGGAAAGCACGGCTTAATACATTGACAACATGTTCCAACAAGAGCATTCAAGATCTGTTGAAGATAAGCTATGATGAGCTTAGTGAAGAGGAGAAGGATGCGTTCCTTGACATTGCGTGTTTCTTCAGATCAGAGGACGAGTTTTATGCGAGAAGCTTACTGGATCATGGGGATCATGATGATGAGTCCTCTGAAGGTGCCAGTGAGATAACGGATCTTGCCTACAAGTTTCTAATTAGTATATCTGGCGGACGCGTAGAGATGCATGATTTACTTCATACATTCGGCATGGAACTTTGTTCGTTATCATCCACAGAAGAAAAAAGTAGGCTGTGGAAATGTCAAGACATTGTCGCTGCATTGCATGACAAGATG GATACCGAAATTGTGACATCTGTGAGAGGCATTTTTCTAGACATGTCTCAAGTAACGGACATGCCTTTATACAGTTGGGTCTTTGCCAAAATGTGCAATCTATGGTACCTTAAATTCTACACTTCTACTTGTCCTCGAGAATGTGAAGGCGACTGCAAGTTAAATTTCCCTGATGGACTTTCATTACCTCTGGAAGAGATCCGGTACCTGGACTGGCTGAAATTCCCGTTGGAGGAACTTCCATCTGACTTCAACCCCAAGAATCTTGTTGATCTAAGGCTGCCTTACAGCAAGATTAAACAAGTTTGGAAAGCTTATAAG GATACACCGAAACTGAAGTGGGTGGATCTTAACAACTCGAGAAAGTTGCAGACGTTGGCAGGGTTCTCAAAGGCCCCAAATCTTTTGAGACTAAATCTTGAAGGTTGCACAAGCCTAGAACGTTTATCTGAAGAGATGCAAACAATGGAAAGTCTTGTTTTCTTGAACTTGAGAGGATGCACAAGTCTCTCGCATCTTCCGCAGATGAATCTGAGTTCATTGAAAACTCTTATCCTCAGCAGCTGTGCAAAGCTTTATAGATTTCAGCTAATTTCCGAAAATCTAGAATCTCTCTACTTGGATGGAACTGCAATAGAGGATCTCCCTTCAGACATTGTGAAGCTTCAAAGACTTGTCTTATTGAATCTAAAGGAGTGTAAAAGGCTGAGGAGTCTTCCAGAGTGTATAGGAAAGCTTAAAGCTCTTGAAGAACTGATTCTCTCTGGCTGTTCAAATCTCGAGACTTTTCCAAATGTTGAAGACAGCATGGAAAATTTCCGGGTTTTACTACTTGATGGGACTTCAATCTTAGAGGTGCCAAAGATACTTCCCGGTATTAACAGCCTGTTGTTTCTGAGGCGTATATCTTTTAGCGGAAATAGTGTGATCAGCAGCTTAGGATCTGACATCAGTCGAATGTATCATCTCAAATGGTTGGACTTGAACTCTTGTGAGAAACTCAGGTCTCTTTCGACGCTTCCACCAAATCTCCAGTGGTTAGATGCACATGGTTGCATCTCCTTGCAAACAGTCTCGAGTCCTCTAGCCTTTATTGTGCCAACAGAACAGATTCACAACACTTTCACTTTCAGCTTCACTAAATGTTGTAAACTCAATGAGGCTGCAAAGAATGAAATTGCATCCCACGTTAGGAGAAAATGCCAGCTAGTCTCATCAGATGATCACCACAATGGG AATTTTATCTCGACTTGCTATCCTGGATACGAAGTACCTGCATGGTTCAGTCACCAAGCCTATGGTTCAGTGTTAGAACCAAAGCTGCCTCCACATTGGTGCGACAACAAGTTTCTAGGAATATATCTATGTGCCATTGTCTCGTTTCGTGACTGCAGAGATCAGAGCAGCCGCATCCTGGCTAAATGTACCTGTGAGTTTGAAGACTTAGATGCACCATGTAGCCGGTTTAGCATTCCTGTTGAAAATGAGCCGCGTAATATCGAGTCAGACCATGTCTTCATCAGCTATATAAGTTGGTCAAACATCAAGAAACGTCAAGAAGTAGAGTTCAAGAAAGGATGTGTTCCTACTAGAGCTGTCCTTAGGTTCAAAGTGACTGATGGGGCTGGTGAAGAGATTCCACAGTGTGAAGTTGTGAAGTGTGGGTTCAGTTTGGTGTACGAACCTGATGATGAAGTTAGTAATGTTGTTTCTTTGCCGGCGGCAAGGACGATGTTGAATGGTGAGAGTAGTCAAGGTGAGGTAACCACTTTCCAATCTGCAGAAGAAGGTCCTACTGCAAGTCCAACAACAGCCGACTCTACAAGTAAGAACAATAGTTTCTAG
- the LOC106313459 gene encoding decapping 5-like protein, translating to MASESSQSSSPSPSPSPSPSPSPSQGDTFVGSFISLISNSEIRYEGILYHLNVNDSTLGLKKVRSCGTEGRKKDGPQVPPSDTVYDYILFRGSDVKDLQVNPSPSPQPRQQIQREQDVNQVSHARPAMSSPPGYDSGYGMGRGAQWVQTPALSSKPVPATQHSPVPLGFQPPPSNAGTESPASLIGSTNSFQAAQSNAGMFMPMPSFVQGNKLPSTGVPPGMMHQAVSSSSMKHNDPQIIDMSASPVMGLVDDTSQVVTRTPDVASNQSYSSPLGQAQRHTPPDLASSQLSEAQLSAPYIQNSYPIAPQAVGNGVYDSLSNHHNRSIPYNIPAMTSHSAPVVPGPFSNSPVSFSDMKPLLQSRQMVNRGQEMFVATNPVSVGVPSRSLAATYQEPLLPLAATAHQSRIPSSRNEFTEEFDFEAMNEKFNKSELWGFLGKNNHREETVVEPTEEGKAKPAYNKDDFFDTISCNPLDRVARSGQQQLDSQFPEHMRQNPEAYGNHFQMPLQPQPGQGAYLAAQTNYRGGYDNNNNNYNNNYYSNSGYGYYSGGRGRGRNTHF from the exons ATGGCGAGTGAGAGTTCCCAATCTTCCTCGCCGTCGCCGTCGCCGTCGCCATCTCCATCTCCATCTCCGTCGCAGGGCGATACGTTCGTAGGAAGCTTCATCAGTCTAATTTCTAACTCCGAGATCCGTTACGAAGGCATTCTATACCATCTCAACGTCAATGACTCCACGCTAGGTCTAAAGAAGG TAAGATCTTGTGGAACTGAGGGGAGGAAGAAAGATGGGCCGCAAGTTCCGCCATCTGATACAGTTTACGATTACATTCTTTTCCGCGGAAGTGACGTCAAG GATCTGCAAGTTAACCCTTCTCCATCTCCACAACCAAGACAGCAGATTCAGCGTGAACAAGACGTTAATCAG GTCTCTCATGCCAGGCCAGCTATGAGCTCCCCTCCTGGATATGATAGTGGTTATGGCATGGGGAGAGGAGCACAATGGGTGCAAACACCTGCTTTGAGTAGTAAACCGGTTCCTGCTACACAACATTCACCAGTCCCTTTAGGCTTCCAGCCTCCTCCATCTAATGCTGGAACAGAATCACCAGCAAGCCTTATTGGTTCAACAAATAGTTTTCAAGCTGCTCAAAGTAATGCTGGTATGTTTATGCCCATGCCTTCTTTTGTGCAAGGAAACAAATTACCTTCCACTGGTGTCCCTCCTGGTATGATGCACCAGGCAGTTTCATCATCTTCTATGAAGCACAATGATCCTCAGATTATAGATATGTCTGCTTCACCAGTTATGGGATTAGTAGATGATACATCACAGGTTGTTACTCGTACACCTGACGTTGCTTCTAATCAATCATACTCTTCTCCCCTTGGTCAAGCACAACGCCATACTCCACCTGACCTTGCTTCTTCACAACTTTCTGAAGCACAGCTTTCTGCTCCATATATTCAGAACAGTTACCCCATTGCACCCCAGGCTGTTGGTAATGGTGTCTATGACTCTCTGTCTAACCATCATAACCGATCGATACCTTATAATATACCAGCTATGACTTCTCACTCAGCTCCTGTAGTTCCTGGTCCGTTTTCAAATTCGCCTGTGTCATTTTCTGACATGAAGCCATTACTACAATCTAGGCAGATGGTCAATAGGGGTCAAGAGATGTTTGTTGCAACTAACCCGGTATCAGTGGGTGTGCCATCTCGAAGTCTTGCTGCCACATATCAAGAGCCATTGCTGCCTCTTGCGGCTACAGCTCATCAG TCTCGGATCCCCAGTTCTAGAAATGAGTTCACTGAAGAATTTGATTTTGAGGCAATGAACGAAAAGTTCAATAAGAGTGAACTATGGGGTTTTCTCGGTAAAAACAATCACAGGGAAGAAACCGTAGTTGAGCCTACCGAAGAAGGGAAGGCAAAG CCTGCTTATAACAAAGATGACTTTTTCGATACAATCTCGTGCAATCCCCTTGACCGTGTAGCAAGAAGCGGACAACAACAACTAGACAGCCAGTTTCCGGAGCATATGAGACAAAATCCTGAG GCATATGGTAACCATTTTCAAATGCCACTTCAACCACAACCGGGCCAGGGTGCATATCTCGCTGCACAGACCAATTACAGAGGCGGATATGATAATAATAATAATAATTACAACAACAACTACTACTCGAATTCTGGCTATGGTTACTACTCTGGTGGGAGAGGCCGAGGCAGAAACACTCATTTCTGA